DNA sequence from the Chitinivibrionales bacterium genome:
TCGATGGTCACGTTGCTGGATGCCGATATCTTTATCTCTCCGGCCGAGTTCAGGATTATGCCCCCGGCATCCGATGAAATCGAATTCCCGTTGGAGTCTTCCATGGTAATCGAGCCGCCGTTGTCATCGAAGGTAATGGTATGGCCGCCGTTGGTCTTGATCGTGATATTGCTGTTGGCGTCGTCGAGCATAATTACATGTCCGCCCGCGGTCTTGATACCGATACCTTCCTCGCCGCCTTTATACGAGACATTCAGAACATTACCCTGGGAGTCGAGGGTGCACTTTTCATTGGCGTCATCGAGTTTCAGCATGTTCCCGTTGGTCGATTTCATGACACAATGTTGGCTTTCGTCGTTGAGTTCAACGCCGTTGAGAGCGGTCGTATGCAGCGATATTTTCTGTTTGTCCTTCATGTCGTCGAGGATAATTTCGTTGCCGCCGGCGGTCCGGATAATACTTTTCTCTTTATTCGAACTCTTTACGGGTGAAATGGTGTTGGCGTTGGGGACGGTCCCCAGTCCCAGGGGACGGTCGGGATCGCCGTCAAGACACCCGAAAATCATCTCGGCGCCCTCATGGGAAGGAAAATGCATCCCGTAGTTGGACCCGGAGTATGGTTGGGCAAGGCGCATATACTTGGAAGCATCATAATTATTCTTGCTCGAAAGGTCGAAGGGCATACGGACTTTATACCGTCCCATATCGTCGAGGGCGGCATATTCGGACCCTTCGGCTTCGATCTTTGCGGTCATGATACCCGGGATTCTCGGTGCGACAGACCGTTTGGGAGGGCGGAAAAACTCAGCCTGCTTTGCGGGTATGGAACTGAACTCGTTGGAATAGGTAAAGATATGGCCGCTGTCGTTGGTGTAGGCATGGGAGCCGGCATGACTCACGGAAACGAGAAGGTATTTGCCGTTGAGATCATCCCGGACGTGATCTTCGGCGGTGAACCGGTTGCCGGCCCTGAACCCGCGACAATTACCGCTTCCCCGCACCCGGATCTGGTTGCAGGCAACCCGCTCCGAAGCGATATCCGCCAATCGCTGGGCTTCAGAAGAATCTTTGATACTGCCGCCATATTCGTACACCGTACCCTGTTGGCCGTCTTTGATTTTTTTTCGCCCGTTAACGTCAACTTCGGGGGTGCGGTAGTTATAGCTTTTAACCATAACTTCATTGGGTATTACATGCTTATCGTAGTGGA
Encoded proteins:
- the tssI gene encoding type VI secretion system tip protein VgrG, with amino-acid sequence MQAKKANEAEFYFLCSGQETTTFQVMNFSGTDRISSPYQFDITLISKKADINADQVINKRATLYIFRDGEFFPYSGIVSEFLFVDRTVDYCTYNVRLVPQLWLLSLNRQTRVFQKMNPAQIIEQVLDENGLNNYYEMKATVNSYPEREYVVQYQESDLNFISRLMEDNGIWYFFTESPLIPEEIEGKSGTEALVIADKPAEFKFIGGEQTIKYRSGSGMIEKFDSEIKEFFHRLHYDKHVIPNEVMVKSYNYRTPEVDVNGRKKIKDGQQGTVYEYGGSIKDSSEAQRLADIASERVACNQIRVRGSGNCRGFRAGNRFTAEDHVRDDLNGKYLLVSVSHAGSHAYTNDSGHIFTYSNEFSSIPAKQAEFFRPPKRSVAPRIPGIMTAKIEAEGSEYAALDDMGRYKVRMPFDLSSKNNYDASKYMRLAQPYSGSNYGMHFPSHEGAEMIFGCLDGDPDRPLGLGTVPNANTISPVKSSNKEKSIIRTAGGNEIILDDMKDKQKISLHTTALNGVELNDESQHCVMKSTNGNMLKLDDANEKCTLDSQGNVLNVSYKGGEEGIGIKTAGGHVIMLDDANSNITIKTNGGHTITFDDNGGSITMEDSNGNSISSDAGGIILNSAGEIKISASSNVTIEAGGNMKISSGANFDEEAGANYKVSAGANYEASGGMNAKVSGSMNGEFTGGVNVKVEGGAMADLKGGATTSVTGGVVMIN